From Oncorhynchus tshawytscha isolate Ot180627B linkage group LG11, Otsh_v2.0, whole genome shotgun sequence, the proteins below share one genomic window:
- the LOC112244922 gene encoding NF-kappa-B inhibitor alpha isoform X2, translating to MYYGWGSKKAALTLRWSGKSRASCQKPDTLQRAPVPQATTSRNSLRERLLHLAIIHEAKDCARKLIELSCSEPFLNQQNYQRQTPLHLAVITEQAEIVERLLRAGCDPMLVDDSGNTALHIACRKGSLTCFSVLTQTQGCSTQLPAIMATPNYSGQNCLHLVSIHGFLSLVESLVALGADIDAQEQCNGRSPLHLAVDLQNLDLVRLLVNNGANVNSLTYGGHTPYHLTYGRQNAAIQRELYELTAQELRELPDSESEDSEEEGQSDEEEVTCWYDDIQWNMHK from the exons ATGTACTATGGCTGGGGGTCAAAGAAGGCGGCGCTCACACTCCGCTGGTCTGGAAAGTCCCGGGCCTCGTGCCAGAAACCAGATACGCTGCAACGTGCGCCAGTGCCTCAAGCCACCACTAGTAGAAATAGCTTGAGGGAAAG GCTTCTCCACCTTGCCATTATCCATGAAGCCAAGGACTGTGCAAGGAAGTTGATAGAGCTGTCGTGCAGTGAGCCTTTCCTCAATCAACAGAACTACCAGAGACAG ACTCCGCTCCATCTGGCTGTGATCACAGAGCAGGCTGAGATAGTGGAGCGTCTGCTGAGGGCTGGCTGTGACCCAATGCTAGTGGATGACAGTGGCAATACAGCCCTCCACATCGCCTGTAGGAAGGGCTCTCTCACCTGCTTCAGTGTCCTCACCCAGACCCAGGGCTGCTCTACCCAGCTCCCAGCCATCATGGCCACACCAAACTACAGTG GTCAGAACTGTTTGCATCTGGTCTCTATCCATGGCTTTCTCTCGCTTGTGGAGAGCCTTGTTGCTCTCGGAGCTGACATCGATGCACAG GAGCAGTGTAATGGCCGCAGCCCTCTCCACCTAGCTGTGGACCTACAGAACCTGGACTTGGTACGGCTCCTGGTCAATAACGGGGCTAACGTCAACAGCCTGACCTATGGAGGTCACACGCCGTACCACTTGACCTACGGTCGCCAGAACGCCGCCATCCAAAGGGAACTGTATGAGCTGACGGCTCAGGAGTTGAGAGAACTGCCAGACAGTGAGTCTGAGGACAGTGAGGAAGAGGGACAGTCTGATGAGGAAGAG GTAACATGTTGGTATGATGACATTCAATGGAATATGCACAAGTAG